A region from the Ciconia boyciana chromosome 1, ASM3463844v1, whole genome shotgun sequence genome encodes:
- the LOC140649639 gene encoding tubulin alpha chain-like has product MRECISIHIGQAGVQMGNACWELYCLEHGIQADGTIPGPKQVKPVEPKSEQVDSSFETFFCETASGKHVPRAVFIDLEPTVIDEIRTGTYHALFHPEQLISGKEDAANNYARGHYTIGKEIIDTVLSRIRKMADQCSGLQGFLVFHSFGGGTGSGFTSLLMERLSVEYSKKSKLEFSVYPAPQVSTAVVEPYNSILTTHTTLEHSDCSFMVDNEAIYDICNRNLDIERPTYTNLNRLIGQIVSSVTASLRFNGALNVDLIEFQTNLVPYPRIHFPLTTYAPIISAEKAYHEQLSVPEITNACFEFSNQMVKCDPRRGKYMACCLLYRGDVVPKDVNAAIAAIKTRRSIQFVDWCPTGFKVGINYQPPTVVPGGDLAKVQRAVCMLSNTTAIAEAWARLDHKFDLMYAKRAFVHWYVGEGMEEGEFSEAREDLAALEKDYEEVGRDSADGEEDEADEDEY; this is encoded by the exons ATG AGGGAATGTATTTCCATCCACATCGGGCAGGCTGGCGTGCAGATGGGCAATGCCTGCTGGGAGCTGTACTGCCTTGAGCACGGGATCCAGGCGGATGGGACCATTCCTGGCCCCAAGCAGGTGAAACCTGTGGAGCCGAAGTCTGAACAAGTGGATTCTTCTTTTGAGACCTTCTTCTGTGAGACAGCGTCTGGGAAGCACGTGCCCCGGGCAGTGTTCATAGACTTGGAGCCCACTGTTATTG ATGAAATCAGGACTGGGACCTACCATGCGCTCTTCCACCCAGAGCAGCTCATCAGCGGCAAGGAAGATGCTGCCAACAACTATGCTCGTGGCCACTATACCATTGGAAAGGAGATTATAGACACTGTCCTCAGCAGAATTCGTAAAATG GCTGACCAGTGCAGTGGCCTCCAAGGGTTCCTGGTCTTCCACAGCTTTGGGGGAGGCACAGGCTCCGGGTTCACCTCCCTCCTCATGGAGCGGCTCTCTGTGGAGTACAGCAAGAAGTCCAAGCTGGAGTTCTCTGTGTACCCAGCCCCGCAGGTCTCCACAGCAGTGGTGGAGCCCTACAACTCCATCCTCACCACCCACACCACCCTGGAGCACTCGGACTGCTCCTTCATGGTGGACAATGAAGCCATCTATGACATCTGCAACCGCAACCTGGACATCGAGCGTCCCACCTACACCAACCTCAACAGGCTGATTGGGCAGATAGTCTCATCAGTCACTGCCTCCTTGAGATTTAATGGTGCTTTGAATGTTGACCTGATTGAATTCCAGACCAACCTGGTGCCCTACCCACGGATACACTTCCCGCTCACCACCTATGCGCCCATCATCTCAGCAGAGAAAGCCTACCATGAGCAGCTGTCGGTGCCAGAGATCACCAACGCTTGCTTTGAGTTCTCCAACCAGATGGTGAAATGTGACCCGCGCCGTGGCAAGTACATGGCATGCTGCCTGCTGTACCGGGGCGATGTGGTGCCCAAGGATGTGAACGCGGCCATTGCAGCCATTAAAACGCGCCGGTCGATCCAGTTTGTGGACTGGTGCCCCACGGGCTTCAAGGTGGGTATCAACTACCAGCCTCCCACGGTGGTGCCCGGGGGAGACCTGGCCAAGGTGCAGCGGGCTGTCTGCATGCTGAGCAACACCACGGCCATTGCGGAGGCGTGGGCCCGCCTGGACCACAAGTTTGATCTGATGTACGCCAAGCGAGCCTTTGTGCACTGGTACGTGGGGGAGGGCATGGAGGAGGGGGAGTTTTCAGAGGCCAGGGAGGACCTGGCTGCCCTGGAGAAGGATTATGaggaggttggaagggactcaGCGGATGGAGAAGAAGATGAGGCCGATGAGGATGAGTATTAA